Proteins encoded in a region of the Clostridium beijerinckii genome:
- a CDS encoding methionine ABC transporter ATP-binding protein codes for MIEIKNVVKNFGETQVIKDVSISIKEGEIYGIIGHSGAGKSTLLRCINGLESYDGGSVNVMGKEVSSLEGKSLREFRKDLGMIFQNFNLMQRKNVFDNVALPLEVWGYNKSEIKDKVLRLLDLVGLTDKKLSKPSELSGGQKQRVAIARALALDPKILLCDEATSALDPKITKDILALLSKINKELGITIVMVTHQMEVIKEVCEKVALLDGGKIKAEGRAEDLFLQPGKSLKKFLGEEDEGILPEEGVNIKIFFPSDSSENALITKMARELEIDFSIVWGKLEKFRSEVLGGLVINISEDDKDKVIKYLENKEILLEVIE; via the coding sequence TTGATAGAAATTAAAAATGTGGTAAAGAATTTTGGGGAAACACAAGTTATAAAAGATGTATCAATAAGCATTAAAGAGGGCGAAATTTATGGAATAATAGGGCACAGCGGAGCAGGAAAGTCAACATTATTAAGATGCATTAATGGACTTGAATCTTATGATGGAGGTTCAGTAAATGTAATGGGGAAAGAGGTTTCATCATTAGAAGGAAAAAGTCTTAGGGAATTTAGAAAAGATTTGGGGATGATTTTTCAAAATTTCAATCTTATGCAAAGAAAAAATGTTTTTGATAATGTTGCTCTTCCTCTTGAAGTGTGGGGGTACAACAAAAGTGAAATTAAGGACAAAGTATTAAGATTATTAGATTTAGTTGGATTAACAGACAAAAAGCTAAGCAAACCGTCAGAGCTTAGTGGTGGACAAAAACAAAGAGTAGCAATAGCAAGGGCATTAGCACTAGACCCTAAAATACTACTTTGTGATGAGGCTACTTCTGCCTTAGATCCTAAAATTACAAAAGATATTTTAGCGTTACTTTCTAAAATAAACAAAGAATTAGGGATTACGATAGTAATGGTAACTCATCAAATGGAAGTAATAAAAGAAGTTTGTGAAAAAGTTGCACTATTAGATGGTGGAAAAATAAAAGCAGAAGGAAGAGCAGAAGATTTATTCTTACAACCAGGAAAATCATTAAAGAAATTCTTAGGAGAAGAAGATGAAGGGATACTACCAGAAGAAGGTGTTAATATCAAGATATTCTTCCCAAGTGATTCTTCTGAAAATGCATTAATCACAAAGATGGCAAGGGAATTAGAAATAGATTTTTCTATAGTTTGGGGAAAACTTGAAAAATTTAGAAGCGAAGTATTAGGCGGGCTTGTAATAAATATCAGCGAAGATGATAAGGACAAGGTTATAAAGTACCTTGAAAATAAGGAAATCTTATTGGAGGTGATCGAATAA
- a CDS encoding methionine ABC transporter permease produces MNQVIVKALIETLEMVFASTIGSLILGFIPAIILTVTAKDGLRPNKIVYTILDLVINILRSFPVIILMVAIIPLTRFIAGKSIGTEAAIVPLTIAAAPFVARIIESSLREVDKGIIEAARSFGASNTQIIFKVMLKEAIPSIASGITLTIISIVGYSAMAGTIGGGGLGQVAISYGYQRFQTDYMVVTCIVLIIVVQGLQLIGNYFYNKLSK; encoded by the coding sequence ATGAATCAGGTAATAGTAAAAGCTTTAATAGAAACTCTAGAGATGGTTTTTGCATCGACTATAGGTTCACTTATTTTAGGATTTATACCTGCAATAATATTAACAGTTACTGCAAAAGACGGATTAAGACCAAATAAAATAGTTTATACAATTTTAGATTTAGTAATTAATATATTAAGAAGTTTTCCAGTTATCATATTAATGGTAGCAATAATACCATTAACTAGATTTATTGCTGGTAAATCTATAGGTACAGAAGCAGCTATTGTTCCACTTACAATTGCAGCAGCACCATTTGTGGCAAGAATTATAGAATCATCACTTAGAGAAGTGGATAAAGGAATAATAGAGGCGGCAAGATCTTTTGGAGCATCAAACACTCAAATTATCTTTAAGGTAATGCTTAAAGAAGCAATTCCTTCAATAGCATCAGGAATTACTCTTACAATAATAAGTATTGTTGGATATTCTGCAATGGCAGGAACTATTGGGGGTGGAGGACTTGGTCAAGTAGCTATAAGCTATGGATATCAAAGATTCCAAACTGATTATATGGTAGTAACATGTATTGTGTTAATTATAGTAGTACAAGGACTACAGCTTATAGGCAATTATTTTTACAATAAATTATCAAAATAG